Proteins found in one Mytilus trossulus isolate FHL-02 unplaced genomic scaffold, PNRI_Mtr1.1.1.hap1 h1tg000233l__unscaffolded, whole genome shotgun sequence genomic segment:
- the LOC134701167 gene encoding uncharacterized protein LOC134701167 has product MPPTYGPRSPELDQGEEITNHMIVRWKNKQMVMAVQKSTVQNSTPKNVFVALDNSTPMTGTVVNQTAISNQQCAITASKRVTSQEPVHSKEPNLQQSAHQKTSCQNQHEVNSSQSSFINEVEYSFDIINNYETESGKTLINVKGNLRRNVEFWKNVLCANDFIINTINLGYRIPFVSEPNLAFLRNNMAVIKYSDFVEKSIFELLDSHCIKEVRCPPFVVNPLTVSVQSSGKMRLVLDLRHVNQYVDKQKVKFEGVNEALNYAVNAEYGYKFDFRSGYHHIDIHDDHQKY; this is encoded by the coding sequence ATGCCGCCAACTTACGGTCCGCGATCACCAGAGCTAGATCAAGGAGAAGAAATTACAAACCATATGATCGTCCGgtggaaaaataaacaaatggtTATGGCCGTGCAGAAATCAACGGTACAAAATTCAACACCAAAGAATGTTTTCGTGGCTTTAGACAATTCAACGCCAATGACGGGAACCGTGGTAAACCAAACAGCAATTTCCAATCAGCAGTGTGCTATTACTGCATCCAAACGGGTCACTTCGCAAGAGCCTGTCCATTCAAAGGAGCCCAATCTGCAACAGTCAGCTCACCAAAAGACCAGTTGCCAAAATCAACATGAGGTGAATTCTTCACAGTCATCATTTATTAATGAAGTTGAGTATAGTTTTGATATTATTAACAATTATGAGACAGAATCGGGAAAAACACTTATTAATGTCAAAGGCAATTTAAGAAGAAATGTTGAGTTCTGGAAAAATGTTTTATGCgcaaatgattttattattaatactaTAAATTTAGGATATAGAATACCTTTTGTAAGTGAACCGAATTTGGCATTTTTACGAAATAATATGGCTGTTATAAAATATTCAGATTTTGTCGAAAAATCCATATTCGAGTTACTTGACTCACATTGTATTAAAGAAGTCAGATGTCCACCTTTTGTTGTGAACCCTTTAACGGTATCTGTACAAAGTTCAGGTAAAATGAGATTAGTACTCGATTTACGTCATGTTAATCAATATGTTGACAAACAAAAGGTGAAATTTGAGGGTGTAAACGAAGCGTTAAATTATGCAGTTAACGCTGAATATggatataaatttgattttcgGTCGGGATATCACCATATTGATATACATGATGATCACCAAAAATATTAG